Proteins encoded in a region of the Nicotiana tomentosiformis chromosome 9, ASM39032v3, whole genome shotgun sequence genome:
- the LOC104094456 gene encoding uncharacterized protein, which translates to MGSHEEHTAQDIANEEENSENKGDYGEEKESKTEDRIGEQVNDSAKEEKDSEEEGNSDSEGEDQEKASESEGMDEKSEEENENMSEENEVSMAIGNIVITSSEEASEEKRTEELGLLLTHFTGDEKISSDEDDLPLSEVGKKPRKTPVKATRYAVLIRKEVAPPARTPLTRSKRKRKVAKATKTATPSARASRVKKRKNIPAMVDRLTELRNRNVLNRKILTNTDEKGMAQLVEKLKLQG; encoded by the exons ATGGGAAGTCATGAGGAACATACTGCTCAAGACATAGCTAATGAAGAGGAAAATAGTGAGAATAAGGGAGATTATGGTGAAGAGAAGGAGAGTAAGACAGAAGATAGGATAGGTGAACAAGTGAATGATTCtgcaaaagaagaaaaagatagtGAAGAAGAGGGTAATTCTGATAGTGAAGGTGAGGATCAAGAAAAGGCAAGTGAGAGTGAAGGAATGGATGAAAAAAGTGAGGAAGAGAATGAGAATATGAGTGAGGAAAATGAAGTCTCTATGGCAATTGGTAACATTGTCATAACCTCTTCAGAAGAAGCAAGTGAAGAGAAAAGGACTGAAGAACTTGGGCTATTATTAACTCATTTCACTGGAGATGAGAAGATCAGCAGTGATGAAGATGACTTGCCCTTGTCTGAGGTAGGGAAGAAACCCAGGAAGACTCCTGTGAAAGCAACAAGGTATGCAGTCCTAATAAGGAAAGAAGTGGCTCCTCCTGCCAGGACTCCTCTTACAAGGAGTAAAAGAAAG AGAAAGGTTGCCAAAGCTACAAAAACTGCTACCCCATCTGCAAGGGCCAGTAGAGTAAAGAAGAGAAAGAATATACCAGCTATGGTTGATAGACTCACAGAGTTGAGGAACAGAAACGTGCTTAATAGGAAGATTCTTACAAACACTGATGAAAAAGGGATGGCTCAACTGGTTGAAAAACTTAAGCTACAGGGATGA